Proteins from a genomic interval of Candidatus Eisenbacteria bacterium:
- the hydA gene encoding dihydropyrimidinase: protein MKFDTIIQGGRIVSPAGVVTADLGIRGEKIAAIGLDLATEAEGAQIVDAENHYVLPGVVDVHVHLELPFCGTVSSDDYRSGTRAAARGGVTSLIDFAIPYAGESLSEAVDNWHKRAEGKALIDYGFHVCITRWHEHKNQLKGMIDRGIPTFKEFMIYESEGWQSDDRAIFWTLEQFKEMGGMLMVHAESSRVLDELTERYHTPEMMKKYGARLHAMTRPPFIEAEAIQRAIKWCEVTGGPLYIVHMSTGDGADLVKEAQLYGVPVLAETCPQYLVLDESVFSRENGHLYACSPQIKTPEDSERLWEGLRDGEVSVIATDTCSFTKKQKAMWNGDWTKIPNGLPGLETLLPITYTHGVLDDHLSIVEMSQKLSTNPAKIMGLYPRKGIIQVGSDADLAIIHPDKKMTVDPGTMETNTDWSPYEGWDLAGFSRTTFSRGEMIVDNYKVVGQEGRGQFLPRKSIEIKGGYHE from the coding sequence ATGAAATTTGATACTATTATACAAGGGGGCCGGATCGTTAGTCCCGCCGGTGTTGTTACGGCGGATCTCGGTATTCGTGGTGAGAAAATCGCCGCCATAGGATTGGATCTGGCCACAGAAGCGGAAGGCGCCCAGATTGTCGATGCTGAGAATCATTATGTTCTTCCCGGCGTTGTGGATGTTCATGTTCATTTGGAGCTTCCCTTCTGCGGAACAGTCTCATCGGATGATTATCGCTCCGGCACCCGCGCCGCCGCGCGAGGCGGTGTCACGAGTTTGATCGATTTCGCTATTCCTTATGCCGGGGAGTCCCTAAGCGAGGCTGTAGACAACTGGCATAAGCGCGCCGAGGGGAAAGCCCTAATTGATTACGGTTTTCATGTGTGCATAACCCGATGGCATGAGCATAAGAATCAGCTGAAAGGAATGATCGATAGAGGTATCCCGACGTTCAAAGAATTTATGATCTATGAGTCAGAGGGATGGCAATCGGATGATCGGGCGATCTTCTGGACCCTTGAACAATTCAAAGAGATGGGCGGAATGCTCATGGTGCACGCCGAATCTTCCCGGGTCCTGGACGAACTTACCGAGAGATACCACACACCCGAGATGATGAAGAAATACGGGGCTAGACTTCATGCCATGACCCGCCCCCCATTTATTGAAGCGGAAGCGATTCAGCGGGCGATTAAATGGTGTGAGGTTACCGGGGGACCACTCTATATCGTCCATATGTCGACGGGCGATGGCGCTGATCTCGTCAAAGAAGCACAGCTTTATGGAGTCCCAGTTCTTGCCGAGACTTGCCCACAATATCTTGTCCTCGACGAGTCGGTCTTCTCAAGGGAGAACGGACACCTCTATGCCTGCAGTCCGCAGATCAAGACACCTGAAGACAGTGAACGCCTCTGGGAAGGGCTCCGTGATGGAGAAGTCTCTGTCATCGCCACCGACACCTGCAGCTTTACCAAAAAGCAAAAGGCTATGTGGAACGGCGATTGGACAAAAATCCCCAACGGATTACCCGGGCTAGAAACACTACTGCCCATCACCTATACACATGGCGTTCTCGATGACCATCTGTCGATCGTCGAGATGAGTCAAAAACTCTCAACCAATCCCGCAAAAATCATGGGACTCTATCCCCGGAAGGGGATCATCCAGGTCGGTTCAGACGCCGATCTCGCCATTATCCATCCGGACAAGAAGATGACCGTCGATCCCGGGACAATGGAAACAAATACTGATTGGTCTCCCTATGAAGGATGGGATTTGGCCGGGTTCTCCCGGACAACCTTTTCTCGTGGAGAAATGATCGTAGATAACTACAAGGTTGTCGGTCAAGAGGGCCGTGGGCAATTCCTGCCGCGCAAGTCGATTGAGATCAAGGGGGGATATCATGAGTGA
- a CDS encoding LysM peptidoglycan-binding domain-containing protein, protein MKDSRYLLWLLIPLMLAGCSHAPKSPSSLPASPAKVADTLVQSPYLTDEDPEESPQAEIDPLHRESERLLDSLAVTIGEPESAPDISDSLAALTEARMPSVDEIFDYPVVVNRRVLAWIDFYLGKGKNSFDRSLQRSGRYIAMARKVFAEEGIPQDLVFLGHVESAFQHKARSRAKALGLWQFMRGTAQLYELRCDGYVDERLDPEKETRAAARYLKDLYAIYGDWYLSLAAYNAGAGKVDRAIKQSGSRDFWQIARSRYLVNETRNFVPAILAATILAKSPGAFGFTEETDPPLCYDTVTVDSPTDLRVVAQCTDVSLGDLQELNPCLLHLQTPPETKKFTVNVPLGGSKGFAEAYAKIPVENRLVFQRHKVRSGETLGGIAKNYRTTVSAIQGANGLGRRTTIYVNQTLKIPAGNSGAIPVGVDRTEAVHHTVRRGESLSKIAEQYGVSIQGIQTVNRISDPSRILPGAVLIIPPSPKARKDPDPSSPSGGKALVADSRHKSLPSIKSTGKEGDEEPVTQHGMPMINTADALGRVPSTIHIVEDAREAIKSEPEEKDPPSTKSRIHVVRRGETLSGIASRYGVTLSSLRSWNDLNRQSKIYPGQRIVLGNPGTTDPSSAGLKWHVVHSGESLWKIAKKYGVRVGDLIAWNSLRQSSVLHPGQKLKIN, encoded by the coding sequence ATGAAAGACAGCAGATATCTCCTCTGGCTTCTGATCCCCCTCATGCTTGCCGGGTGTTCGCACGCCCCGAAATCTCCCTCTTCGCTGCCTGCATCCCCGGCCAAGGTCGCCGATACCCTCGTTCAGAGTCCATACCTCACCGATGAGGATCCGGAGGAGAGCCCCCAGGCCGAGATCGATCCGCTCCATAGAGAGTCAGAACGCCTCCTTGACAGCCTGGCGGTGACCATCGGCGAGCCGGAGTCCGCCCCGGATATTTCAGACAGTCTGGCCGCCCTGACCGAGGCGAGGATGCCCTCGGTTGATGAGATCTTTGATTACCCGGTGGTCGTCAATCGCCGGGTTCTGGCTTGGATTGATTTTTATCTCGGAAAGGGCAAGAACTCCTTCGATAGGTCGCTCCAACGTTCCGGACGATACATCGCGATGGCCAGAAAGGTCTTTGCTGAAGAAGGAATACCCCAGGATTTGGTCTTCCTCGGTCATGTTGAAAGTGCCTTTCAGCATAAGGCCCGTTCGCGTGCCAAGGCTCTCGGTCTCTGGCAGTTTATGAGGGGGACGGCGCAGCTGTACGAACTTCGTTGCGATGGCTATGTCGATGAGCGGCTCGATCCCGAGAAAGAGACCCGGGCCGCTGCGCGGTATCTGAAAGATCTTTATGCTATTTATGGGGATTGGTACCTGTCCCTTGCCGCCTACAATGCCGGCGCCGGCAAGGTCGACCGGGCCATTAAACAATCCGGATCCAGAGATTTCTGGCAAATCGCCCGGTCACGGTATCTCGTAAATGAGACACGGAATTTTGTGCCCGCGATTCTCGCGGCGACGATTCTGGCGAAATCTCCAGGGGCCTTTGGTTTCACGGAAGAAACCGATCCGCCGTTGTGCTATGACACCGTGACGGTCGATTCGCCCACGGATCTCAGAGTGGTGGCTCAATGTACGGATGTTTCTCTAGGCGATCTCCAAGAACTCAATCCCTGCCTACTCCATCTGCAGACCCCGCCGGAGACAAAGAAGTTCACAGTGAATGTCCCTCTGGGTGGATCGAAAGGTTTTGCCGAAGCCTATGCAAAAATCCCCGTGGAGAACCGGCTTGTCTTCCAACGCCACAAAGTGCGGTCCGGGGAAACGCTGGGGGGGATCGCGAAGAACTACAGAACGACGGTCAGCGCCATTCAGGGCGCCAACGGGTTAGGCCGCCGAACGACGATCTATGTGAATCAGACCTTGAAAATTCCCGCCGGGAATTCCGGCGCCATCCCGGTCGGCGTCGATCGGACGGAGGCAGTGCATCACACGGTCCGGCGTGGCGAGTCATTGAGCAAAATCGCCGAGCAGTATGGGGTGAGTATCCAGGGGATTCAGACGGTCAATAGGATCTCGGATCCCAGCCGTATCCTTCCAGGCGCGGTGCTCATCATTCCACCATCCCCCAAAGCCCGCAAGGATCCTGACCCGTCATCTCCTTCAGGCGGGAAAGCGCTGGTTGCGGATTCGCGGCACAAATCCCTCCCATCCATAAAATCGACGGGGAAAGAAGGAGATGAAGAGCCGGTAACTCAACATGGCATGCCGATGATCAATACCGCCGATGCGCTGGGCCGGGTGCCTTCGACAATCCATATTGTCGAGGATGCGCGCGAGGCGATAAAGAGCGAGCCGGAGGAAAAGGACCCCCCTTCCACAAAATCCCGGATCCATGTCGTGCGGAGAGGGGAAACATTATCGGGAATTGCTTCCCGGTATGGTGTGACACTGTCGAGTTTGCGGAGCTGGAACGATCTGAATCGACAGAGTAAAATATACCCGGGTCAAAGGATTGTTCTTGGAAATCCAGGGACAACCGACCCATCCTCCGCCGGATTGAAATGGCATGTTGTCCACAGTGGTGAATCGCTCTGGAAGATTGCGAAAAAATATGGTGTGCGTGTCGGCGATCTGATAGCGTGGAACAGCCTGCGGCAAAGTTCGGTCCTACACCCCGGGCAAAAACTCAAAATCAATTGA
- the preA gene encoding NAD-dependent dihydropyrimidine dehydrogenase subunit PreA, which translates to MKKPSLATTVGGIRSPNPFWLASAPPTNTGDQIRRAFKAGWGGAVWKTFDFEPIVNVSSRYGAVDYDGRKIMGFNNIELISDRTLEDNLREIKEIKTEFPDHAVVVSLMVESRRERWHEMVQRVEETGCDGLELNFGCPHGMSERGMGSAVGQVPEYTEMITSWVKEVAKTPVIVKLTPNVTDIRPIGRAAKRGGADGISLINTINSIMGIDLDTLRPKPHVAGRGSHGGYCGPAVKPIALQMVHALASDAEINLPVSGIGGIQAWHDAVEFLLLGCSGVQICTAVMHYGFRLVEHMISGLEMWMMEKGFTKLDDFIGRSVPHIGGWGDLDLGYKVTAEIDQNQCIHCGLCYVACEDGAHQSILRERVSVEDFIGARAGIPDRVEISGGRRTMAGAGDGYLNLFKIHQETCVGCNLCALACPVEGCITMMERASNLPSMTWSQYQEKLSKKEIDPIRPHRSE; encoded by the coding sequence ATGAAGAAACCGAGTCTTGCCACCACTGTCGGCGGCATCAGGTCGCCAAATCCTTTTTGGCTGGCCAGCGCGCCCCCGACAAACACGGGCGATCAGATCCGACGCGCTTTTAAGGCCGGCTGGGGCGGCGCGGTTTGGAAAACCTTCGATTTCGAACCGATCGTGAATGTCTCTTCACGGTATGGCGCCGTGGATTATGACGGCCGAAAGATTATGGGTTTTAACAATATTGAACTTATATCGGATCGAACACTTGAAGATAATCTCCGTGAAATCAAAGAGATCAAAACCGAATTCCCTGATCATGCGGTTGTCGTCTCCCTTATGGTTGAGAGCCGGCGGGAGCGTTGGCATGAAATGGTTCAACGCGTTGAAGAAACCGGTTGTGATGGGTTGGAGTTGAATTTCGGTTGCCCTCATGGAATGAGCGAGCGCGGCATGGGCTCCGCTGTCGGGCAGGTGCCGGAGTATACCGAAATGATCACCTCCTGGGTTAAGGAAGTCGCTAAGACACCTGTTATTGTTAAACTGACTCCCAATGTCACCGACATCCGCCCCATCGGCCGTGCCGCCAAGAGAGGTGGCGCGGACGGAATCTCATTGATCAATACCATCAACTCGATCATGGGAATCGATCTCGACACCCTGAGACCCAAGCCCCATGTCGCTGGACGGGGTTCTCACGGCGGTTATTGCGGACCGGCGGTAAAGCCTATTGCCTTGCAGATGGTTCATGCCCTTGCTTCGGACGCCGAGATCAATCTCCCCGTATCCGGTATCGGAGGCATCCAGGCCTGGCATGATGCGGTGGAATTCCTGCTTCTGGGTTGCAGCGGCGTCCAAATTTGTACGGCGGTCATGCATTACGGTTTCCGGTTGGTCGAGCATATGATCTCCGGATTGGAAATGTGGATGATGGAAAAGGGATTTACAAAACTCGATGATTTCATCGGCAGGTCTGTGCCACATATCGGCGGCTGGGGAGACCTGGATTTAGGGTACAAAGTAACGGCGGAGATTGATCAGAATCAGTGTATTCATTGCGGTCTTTGTTATGTTGCCTGCGAAGATGGCGCTCATCAATCCATTCTTCGGGAAAGAGTTTCCGTGGAGGATTTTATCGGAGCCAGAGCTGGCATACCCGATAGGGTTGAAATCAGCGGGGGCCGGCGCACCATGGCCGGCGCAGGGGACGGGTATCTGAATCTCTTCAAAATTCATCAGGAAACCTGTGTTGGGTGCAATCTCTGCGCGCTCGCCTGCCCGGTAGAGGGGTGCATCACCATGATGGAGCGGGCGTCAAATCTCCCGTCGATGACATGGAGTCAATATCAGGAAAAACTATCCAAGAAAGAGATTGATCCCATCCGTCCCCACAGAAGCGAATAG
- a CDS encoding CoA-acylating methylmalonate-semialdehyde dehydrogenase, whose translation MSENRALPALLPNYIGGKRKASRSKRHLPVTNPTTGEVITQVPMSLAADLEDAVQCAAEAQSDWGETPVKDRVQYLFRMKTLMEKQKERLAKRITEENGKTHEESLGSILRAVECLEFAASLPQLIPGGGLEVGRGVECRTIRYPIGITACITPFNFPLMVPLWMSPLALACGNAVILKPSEQTPLSAMELADLFSEAGLPPGVFSVVHGDKEIVEAICDHPGIAAIGFVGSTPVAKAVHLRGTRHGKRVRALGGAKNHLIVVPDADHEMTATNVVASVTGCAGQRCMAAAVLLAVGAVDPIINRIREKMAGIVAGGNMGPMISQAAKERVSGYINRAEDGEAILLLDGRDFIAESAPSGGYFIGPSIIDHASPEHEASRDEIFGPVLTIIRCKTLDEALAVENSSPYGNAAAVYTSSGKVAQYFVEHADSGMLGINIGVPVPREPFAFGGWNDSRFGEGDLTGFGAIDFWTKSKKITTKWSAQSKSNWMS comes from the coding sequence ATGAGTGAGAACCGTGCCTTGCCTGCATTATTGCCGAACTACATCGGGGGAAAACGAAAAGCGAGCCGATCAAAACGGCATCTGCCCGTAACAAATCCAACGACGGGTGAGGTCATCACTCAAGTACCGATGTCCCTGGCGGCCGACTTGGAGGATGCGGTACAATGTGCGGCTGAAGCCCAATCCGACTGGGGTGAAACACCGGTCAAAGACCGGGTTCAGTATCTCTTCCGCATGAAAACCCTCATGGAAAAGCAAAAGGAGAGGCTGGCCAAAAGGATTACAGAGGAAAACGGCAAAACCCACGAAGAGTCCCTGGGCTCCATTCTCAGGGCTGTCGAGTGCCTGGAATTTGCCGCAAGCCTCCCTCAATTAATCCCCGGTGGTGGTCTGGAGGTCGGCCGGGGTGTGGAATGCAGAACCATCCGGTATCCCATCGGCATCACCGCCTGTATCACACCCTTTAACTTTCCATTGATGGTCCCTCTCTGGATGTCGCCGCTGGCGCTGGCCTGTGGAAACGCCGTCATTTTAAAACCATCAGAGCAAACACCCCTCAGCGCCATGGAACTGGCCGATCTCTTCAGCGAAGCGGGACTTCCGCCGGGAGTTTTCTCTGTTGTACACGGCGACAAGGAAATTGTAGAAGCGATCTGTGATCACCCTGGCATTGCAGCCATCGGTTTCGTTGGATCAACACCGGTGGCCAAAGCAGTGCACCTCAGAGGCACACGCCATGGAAAACGCGTTCGGGCTCTCGGAGGCGCAAAAAACCATCTCATCGTCGTACCCGATGCCGACCACGAGATGACGGCAACGAACGTCGTCGCCTCAGTCACGGGGTGCGCCGGTCAACGCTGCATGGCTGCCGCCGTGCTGCTCGCTGTGGGAGCGGTGGATCCGATTATCAATCGTATCCGGGAAAAGATGGCCGGCATCGTTGCCGGGGGAAATATGGGCCCCATGATTAGTCAGGCCGCAAAAGAGCGGGTCTCGGGATATATCAATAGAGCTGAAGACGGTGAGGCCATTCTGCTTTTGGATGGCCGGGATTTTATCGCCGAAAGCGCCCCGTCCGGAGGTTACTTCATCGGCCCCAGTATCATCGATCATGCCTCCCCGGAACACGAGGCGTCCCGTGATGAGATTTTTGGCCCCGTCTTGACAATTATACGTTGCAAAACGCTGGATGAGGCCCTTGCCGTAGAGAATTCCAGTCCGTATGGAAACGCCGCCGCTGTTTATACCTCCTCAGGAAAGGTGGCGCAGTATTTTGTCGAGCATGCCGATTCGGGGATGCTTGGTATCAATATCGGCGTGCCGGTACCGCGCGAGCCGTTTGCTTTCGGTGGTTGGAATGACAGCCGGTTCGGCGAAGGCGATTTGACCGGATTCGGCGCCATTGATTTTTGGACTAAATCCAAGAAAATCACGACAAAGTGGTCGGCGCAGTCCAAGAGCAATTGGATGAGTTAA
- a CDS encoding AAA family ATPase, producing the protein MDSKKRVFVTGDFVLDHHIYEGVRHHYADSGDGVRHIRELGGAALIEKILRFLLDAKDGDDSLVLGTDFKIGDALDSKKITPDNDQAYAIWGPTLKNPDKEPKVWRVSFEMGFGGNRSQLKRVEWPSSKEPQGRFDVVVISDGGLGFRDSSKEWLADALKEDGWIVLKTAAPLQEGALWSQLLKDHSDRLVVILSASELRKSNAQISSGLSWEESLETLGREIVKDGALDQLPKCRHLIVAFESEGALWIDLNERPKLEKGMLEKVVCHFIYQASGIEGDHQRRSKGRAFGFLSCLTAAIVKPLVRGGAVDFSAALEGGLSAMHDLLENGHGPSDYEASGFPAERLAGVINEATCRYSRAVLPLSSLCEKPTCPDSVTGVSSESGGCWSLLREVLKSKDCECIDPAYDLAKLVIRHGPIALESLPHLRMKALMSVDRREIEALRGLERIVQEYADRKKAKKPLSIGVFGPPGSGKSFTVKQFAQSLLGKDGWMEFNLSQFSGPEDLNGAFHQIRDAVLRGLVPVAFFDEFDAQEYRWLQYLLAPMQDGYFQDGQITHPIGKCIFIFAGGTSRSFETFGPVKPGNSHNPGKTSFQIEREEIEYRVFKFAKGPDFKSRLDGFLNINGPNRRCLPAEEVDSPDICDIFFPIRRAFITRGEFNCEAHTRLNIDEGLLNAIVEVESYKHGSRSLGKVLDPLKAALPGALYRSLIPPRGQLALHTDADAFLEKCRLAEPTAPIATFKDDADRLRAAKAIHDTWQTLGVVQGWKTKDSVVPFEELAKFWKNSNLAAADRMAEILSLVDLKLEEGGITDDQRKFVLNKIEYHLELMAEVEHAGWMDWHLEQGWILGPKKDKDLRVAPTAKSHPCLRPYTKLSDLERNKDRNSIRHFLDFAEAGGMRIVPVRR; encoded by the coding sequence ATGGACAGCAAGAAGCGAGTTTTTGTGACGGGTGATTTTGTCTTGGACCACCACATATACGAAGGTGTACGGCATCATTATGCTGATTCAGGCGACGGCGTTCGTCATATTAGGGAGCTCGGCGGAGCGGCGTTGATTGAGAAGATACTTCGTTTCTTATTGGATGCAAAGGACGGCGACGATTCGCTTGTGCTGGGGACTGATTTCAAGATCGGTGATGCTTTGGACAGCAAGAAAATAACCCCTGATAACGATCAAGCCTATGCCATTTGGGGGCCGACGCTGAAGAATCCTGATAAGGAACCCAAGGTGTGGCGTGTCTCCTTTGAGATGGGATTTGGTGGCAATCGCTCGCAGCTGAAGAGAGTTGAATGGCCCAGTTCCAAAGAACCGCAAGGCCGGTTTGATGTGGTTGTCATCTCCGATGGTGGTCTTGGCTTTCGTGATAGCTCGAAGGAGTGGCTGGCGGACGCATTGAAGGAGGACGGGTGGATTGTCCTGAAGACCGCGGCTCCCCTCCAGGAGGGGGCCCTTTGGTCGCAATTGTTAAAAGACCATTCGGATAGGCTGGTGGTCATTCTGTCCGCATCTGAGCTCCGGAAATCCAACGCGCAGATCAGTTCAGGGCTCTCTTGGGAAGAAAGTCTTGAAACGTTGGGAAGAGAGATCGTGAAAGATGGCGCGTTGGATCAACTTCCGAAATGCCGTCATCTGATTGTTGCTTTTGAATCCGAAGGCGCGCTTTGGATTGATTTGAATGAGCGCCCTAAGCTTGAAAAGGGAATGTTGGAAAAGGTCGTTTGCCATTTTATATATCAGGCATCCGGGATTGAAGGAGATCATCAGCGAAGGTCCAAGGGACGTGCTTTCGGATTTCTGTCGTGTCTGACAGCCGCGATTGTTAAGCCTCTGGTGCGCGGCGGTGCTGTCGATTTTAGTGCCGCACTTGAAGGCGGACTTTCGGCCATGCATGACCTGCTCGAAAATGGACACGGTCCCTCTGACTATGAAGCGAGCGGTTTTCCGGCGGAACGATTGGCCGGAGTGATCAATGAGGCAACATGCCGCTACTCCCGTGCCGTGCTGCCCTTGTCGTCACTTTGTGAGAAGCCGACTTGCCCGGATAGTGTCACCGGTGTTTCTTCTGAATCCGGGGGGTGTTGGAGTTTACTGCGTGAGGTTCTCAAGTCCAAGGACTGTGAATGTATAGATCCGGCCTATGATCTGGCGAAACTGGTCATCCGTCATGGTCCGATTGCGCTGGAGAGTCTTCCTCACCTGCGCATGAAAGCCCTCATGAGTGTCGATCGCCGGGAAATTGAGGCTTTGCGCGGTTTGGAGCGTATTGTTCAGGAATACGCTGATAGAAAAAAGGCGAAAAAACCCCTTTCGATCGGTGTTTTCGGCCCTCCGGGTTCGGGAAAGTCCTTCACGGTGAAGCAGTTCGCCCAATCTCTCCTTGGCAAGGATGGCTGGATGGAGTTCAACCTCTCGCAGTTTTCCGGTCCAGAGGATCTGAATGGAGCGTTCCATCAAATTCGCGATGCGGTCCTGAGGGGCCTTGTGCCCGTCGCTTTTTTCGATGAATTCGATGCTCAGGAATACAGATGGCTGCAATACCTGCTGGCCCCCATGCAGGATGGATATTTCCAGGATGGGCAGATTACACATCCAATAGGGAAGTGCATCTTCATCTTTGCGGGCGGAACGAGCCGCTCTTTTGAAACTTTTGGACCTGTGAAGCCCGGCAATAGCCATAATCCGGGAAAGACCTCCTTCCAAATAGAAAGGGAAGAGATCGAGTACCGAGTTTTCAAGTTCGCCAAAGGGCCTGATTTTAAAAGCCGGCTTGATGGGTTCCTGAATATAAATGGTCCCAACCGGCGTTGTCTCCCCGCTGAAGAAGTTGATTCTCCAGATATCTGCGACATCTTCTTCCCGATCAGGCGGGCTTTCATTACGCGAGGGGAATTCAATTGTGAAGCTCATACCCGGCTGAATATCGATGAAGGCCTATTGAATGCCATCGTGGAAGTCGAGAGCTATAAACATGGGTCGCGTTCTCTCGGCAAGGTTCTCGATCCGTTGAAAGCCGCCCTTCCCGGCGCCCTCTATCGGTCCCTGATTCCCCCCCGGGGACAATTGGCGTTGCACACCGATGCCGACGCATTTCTTGAAAAATGTCGTCTGGCGGAACCGACTGCTCCCATCGCCACTTTCAAGGATGACGCTGATCGGCTTAGGGCCGCCAAGGCCATTCATGACACATGGCAAACACTCGGTGTGGTTCAGGGCTGGAAAACCAAGGATTCAGTCGTTCCATTCGAAGAATTGGCAAAGTTCTGGAAGAATTCAAATCTGGCCGCGGCCGATCGCATGGCGGAAATCCTGAGTCTTGTGGATCTCAAGCTTGAGGAAGGCGGGATAACGGACGACCAGCGAAAGTTTGTCCTCAACAAGATTGAGTATCATCTCGAGCTGATGGCCGAGGTGGAGCATGCCGGCTGGATGGATTGGCACCTGGAACAGGGGTGGATATTGGGTCCTAAAAAAGACAAGGATCTGAGGGTGGCGCCAACGGCGAAAAGTCATCCTTGTCTCCGCCCGTACACCAAACTCTCAGATCTCGAGCGAAACAAGGACCGCAACTCCATCCGGCATTTCCTTGACTTCGCGGAAGCCGGAGGTATGAGGATTGTGCCGGTACGGAGATAG
- a CDS encoding NAD(P)-dependent oxidoreductase, which produces MSKTRLTAEELERNFAELNPPLTKDEARAAASRCLFCYDAPCTRACPTGIDVPRFIRQILHNNPLGAAETILRDNALGGSCARVCPTEVLCEGACVDRILRGEPVLIGRLQRFAVDEADRRGINFFEFKPESGKKIAVVGSGPAGLSCAAELRAFGHQVTLFEARDRLGGLNTLGIAPYKIRTSDALAEVERILGTGLEIRKHATIDGAGVTELLSRNDAVFLGVGLGKTADLQLPGENHPDVWEGLDFIFQAHLSPFTDCKVGQVVAVLGGGNTAMDAACKALRLGAERVVIVYRRTSQEMPAYIKEYELAKNDGAVFEWLTTPVEFLSDGGGLRGVKCRRVRLEGTGRKARVVPIEGGEFTIPCDMAVKALGQEPLRGLLKAIDGLKTEGNRIIVNPETYETSVPRLYAGGDCVSGGGEVVHAVQEGKIAARAIHTSL; this is translated from the coding sequence ATGTCCAAGACCAGGTTGACGGCTGAAGAACTCGAGAGAAATTTTGCAGAGTTAAATCCACCTTTGACAAAAGATGAAGCTCGGGCGGCCGCCTCACGCTGTCTATTTTGTTATGACGCGCCATGTACAAGGGCCTGTCCAACCGGAATCGATGTCCCTCGCTTTATCCGGCAGATCCTTCACAACAACCCACTCGGCGCCGCAGAGACTATCTTGCGGGATAATGCTCTGGGAGGTTCCTGCGCCAGGGTTTGTCCAACCGAAGTTCTCTGCGAAGGGGCTTGTGTCGACCGCATTCTGCGGGGAGAACCGGTGCTCATTGGCCGTCTCCAGCGATTCGCTGTGGACGAAGCGGACCGGCGGGGTATCAACTTCTTTGAATTCAAACCGGAGTCAGGGAAAAAGATCGCCGTCGTCGGTTCAGGTCCCGCGGGGCTCAGTTGCGCAGCGGAATTGAGAGCTTTTGGACATCAAGTGACCCTGTTCGAAGCCCGCGACAGACTCGGTGGCTTGAACACGCTCGGTATCGCTCCCTATAAAATTCGCACCTCCGATGCTCTTGCCGAGGTTGAAAGAATTTTGGGGACGGGTCTTGAGATTCGGAAGCATGCAACCATTGACGGTGCCGGAGTCACAGAGCTCCTATCGCGGAACGACGCCGTTTTTCTCGGCGTCGGACTTGGGAAAACAGCCGATCTCCAACTCCCCGGTGAGAACCACCCCGACGTGTGGGAAGGTCTGGATTTTATTTTCCAGGCTCATCTGAGCCCCTTCACCGACTGCAAAGTAGGCCAAGTCGTTGCTGTTCTTGGCGGCGGTAATACGGCGATGGATGCCGCCTGTAAGGCCCTCCGTTTGGGCGCTGAACGGGTCGTCATCGTTTATCGACGAACATCCCAGGAAATGCCGGCATATATAAAGGAATATGAATTGGCCAAAAATGATGGGGCTGTCTTTGAGTGGCTCACGACGCCGGTGGAGTTTCTAAGCGACGGCGGCGGGCTCAGGGGTGTGAAATGCCGGCGCGTTCGTCTTGAAGGAACCGGCCGAAAAGCCCGCGTCGTTCCCATCGAGGGCGGCGAATTCACTATACCCTGCGACATGGCCGTCAAAGCGCTGGGGCAGGAACCTTTGAGGGGTCTTCTAAAGGCGATTGATGGTCTTAAGACGGAAGGAAACCGGATCATTGTAAATCCGGAAACCTATGAGACCAGTGTGCCCCGCCTCTACGCCGGCGGTGATTGCGTTTCCGGGGGCGGCGAGGTCGTTCATGCGGTACAAGAGGGAAAGATCGCGGCGAGAGCCATTCATACTTCCCTTTGA